In a genomic window of Jaculus jaculus isolate mJacJac1 chromosome 8, mJacJac1.mat.Y.cur, whole genome shotgun sequence:
- the Foxa2 gene encoding hepatocyte nuclear factor 3-beta isoform X2, with product MLGAVKMEGHEPSDWSSYYAEPEGYSSVSNMNAGLGMNSMNTYMSMSAAAMGSGSGNMSAGSMNMSSYVGAGMSPSLAGMSPGAGAMAGMGGSAGAAGVAGMGPHLSPSLSPLGGQAAGAMGGLAPYANMNSMSPMYGQAGLSRARDPKTYRRSYTHAKPPYSYISLITMAIQQSPNKMLTLSEIYQWIMDLFPFYRQNQQRWQNSIRHSLSFNDCFLKVPRSPDKPGKGSFWTLHPDSGNMFENGCYLRRQKRFKCEKQLALKEAAGPGGGGKKAAGGTQVSQAQLGEASGSASETPAGTESPHSSASPCQEHKRGGLGELKGTPAAALSPPEPAPSPGQQQQQAAAHLLGPPHHPGLPPEAHLKPEHHYAFNHPFSINNLMSSEQQHHHSHHHHQPHKMDLKAYEQVMHYPGYGSPMPGSLAMGPVTNKASLDASPLAADTSYYQGVYSRPIMNSS from the exons ATGCTGGGAGCCGTGAAGATGGAAGGGCACGAGCCGTCCGACTGGAGCAGCTACTACGCGGAGCCCGAG GGTTACTCGTCGGTGAGCAACATGAACGCCGGCTTGGGGATGAATAGCATGAACACCTACATGAGCATGTCGGCGGCCGCTATGGGCAGCGGCTCGGGCAACATGAGCGCGGGTTCCATGAACATGTCGTCGTACGTGGGCGCGGGCATGAGCCCCTCGCTGGCCGGCATGTCCCCGGGCGCGGGCGCCATGGCGGGCATGGGCGGCTCGGCGGGGGCGGCTGGCGTGGCAGGTATGGGACCACACCTGAGTCCGAGCCTGAGCCCACTCGGGGGACAGGCGGCGGGGGCCATGGGTGGCTTGGCCCCCTATGCCAATATGAACTCGATGAGCCCCATGTATGGGCAGGCGGGCCTGAGTCGCGCGAGGGACCCCAAGACGTACCGGCGCAGCTACACCCACGCCAAGCCGCCCTACTCGTACATCTCGCTCATCACCATGGCCATCCAGCAGAGCCCCAACAAGATGCTGACGCTGAGCGAGATCTACCAGTGGATCATGGATCTCTTCCCCTTCTACCGGCAGAACCAGCAGCGCTGGCAGAACTCCATCCGCCACTCGCTCTCCTTCAACGACTGCTTCCTCAAGGTGCCGCGCTCGCCCGACAAGCCCGGCAAGGGCTCCTTCTGGACCCTGCATCCCGACTCGGGCAACATGTTCGAGAACGGCTGCTACCTGCGCCGCCAGAAGCGCTTCAAGTGCGAGAAGCAGCTGGCGCTCAAGGAAGCCGCGGGCCCCGGGGGAGGCGGCAAGAAAGCGGCGGGCGGCACCCAGGTCTCGCAGGCTCAGCTCGGGGAGGCCTCGGGCTCGGCCTCCGAGACTCCGGCGGGCACCGAATCGCCTCACTCGAGCGCATCGCCGTGCCAGGAGCACAAGCGAGGCGGCCTGGGGGAGCTGAAGGGAACGCCCGCCGCGGCGCTGAGTCCCCCGGAGCCCGCGCCCTCGcccgggcagcagcagcagcaggcggCGGCCCATCTGCTGGGCCCGCCTCACCACCCGGGCCTGCCACCCGAGGCCCACCTGAAGCCCGAGCACCACTACGCCTTCAACCACCCGTTCTCCATCAACAACCTCATGTCCTCGGAGCAACaacaccaccacagccaccatcaccaccagccCCACAAAATGGACCTTAAGGCCTATGAACAGGTCATGCATTACCCCGGCTACGGTTCCCCCATGCCGGGCAGCTTGGCCATGGGCCCGGTCACGAACAAAGCGAGTCTGGACGCCTCACCCTTGGCCGCAGACACCTCCTACTACCAGGGGGTGTACTCCCGGCCCATTATGAACTCCTCTTAA
- the Foxa2 gene encoding hepatocyte nuclear factor 3-beta isoform X1 — MHSASSMLGAVKMEGHEPSDWSSYYAEPEGYSSVSNMNAGLGMNSMNTYMSMSAAAMGSGSGNMSAGSMNMSSYVGAGMSPSLAGMSPGAGAMAGMGGSAGAAGVAGMGPHLSPSLSPLGGQAAGAMGGLAPYANMNSMSPMYGQAGLSRARDPKTYRRSYTHAKPPYSYISLITMAIQQSPNKMLTLSEIYQWIMDLFPFYRQNQQRWQNSIRHSLSFNDCFLKVPRSPDKPGKGSFWTLHPDSGNMFENGCYLRRQKRFKCEKQLALKEAAGPGGGGKKAAGGTQVSQAQLGEASGSASETPAGTESPHSSASPCQEHKRGGLGELKGTPAAALSPPEPAPSPGQQQQQAAAHLLGPPHHPGLPPEAHLKPEHHYAFNHPFSINNLMSSEQQHHHSHHHHQPHKMDLKAYEQVMHYPGYGSPMPGSLAMGPVTNKASLDASPLAADTSYYQGVYSRPIMNSS; from the exons ATGCACTCGGCTTCCAGTATGCTGGGAGCCGTGAAGATGGAAGGGCACGAGCCGTCCGACTGGAGCAGCTACTACGCGGAGCCCGAG GGTTACTCGTCGGTGAGCAACATGAACGCCGGCTTGGGGATGAATAGCATGAACACCTACATGAGCATGTCGGCGGCCGCTATGGGCAGCGGCTCGGGCAACATGAGCGCGGGTTCCATGAACATGTCGTCGTACGTGGGCGCGGGCATGAGCCCCTCGCTGGCCGGCATGTCCCCGGGCGCGGGCGCCATGGCGGGCATGGGCGGCTCGGCGGGGGCGGCTGGCGTGGCAGGTATGGGACCACACCTGAGTCCGAGCCTGAGCCCACTCGGGGGACAGGCGGCGGGGGCCATGGGTGGCTTGGCCCCCTATGCCAATATGAACTCGATGAGCCCCATGTATGGGCAGGCGGGCCTGAGTCGCGCGAGGGACCCCAAGACGTACCGGCGCAGCTACACCCACGCCAAGCCGCCCTACTCGTACATCTCGCTCATCACCATGGCCATCCAGCAGAGCCCCAACAAGATGCTGACGCTGAGCGAGATCTACCAGTGGATCATGGATCTCTTCCCCTTCTACCGGCAGAACCAGCAGCGCTGGCAGAACTCCATCCGCCACTCGCTCTCCTTCAACGACTGCTTCCTCAAGGTGCCGCGCTCGCCCGACAAGCCCGGCAAGGGCTCCTTCTGGACCCTGCATCCCGACTCGGGCAACATGTTCGAGAACGGCTGCTACCTGCGCCGCCAGAAGCGCTTCAAGTGCGAGAAGCAGCTGGCGCTCAAGGAAGCCGCGGGCCCCGGGGGAGGCGGCAAGAAAGCGGCGGGCGGCACCCAGGTCTCGCAGGCTCAGCTCGGGGAGGCCTCGGGCTCGGCCTCCGAGACTCCGGCGGGCACCGAATCGCCTCACTCGAGCGCATCGCCGTGCCAGGAGCACAAGCGAGGCGGCCTGGGGGAGCTGAAGGGAACGCCCGCCGCGGCGCTGAGTCCCCCGGAGCCCGCGCCCTCGcccgggcagcagcagcagcaggcggCGGCCCATCTGCTGGGCCCGCCTCACCACCCGGGCCTGCCACCCGAGGCCCACCTGAAGCCCGAGCACCACTACGCCTTCAACCACCCGTTCTCCATCAACAACCTCATGTCCTCGGAGCAACaacaccaccacagccaccatcaccaccagccCCACAAAATGGACCTTAAGGCCTATGAACAGGTCATGCATTACCCCGGCTACGGTTCCCCCATGCCGGGCAGCTTGGCCATGGGCCCGGTCACGAACAAAGCGAGTCTGGACGCCTCACCCTTGGCCGCAGACACCTCCTACTACCAGGGGGTGTACTCCCGGCCCATTATGAACTCCTCTTAA
- the Foxa2 gene encoding hepatocyte nuclear factor 3-beta isoform X3 produces MNAGLGMNSMNTYMSMSAAAMGSGSGNMSAGSMNMSSYVGAGMSPSLAGMSPGAGAMAGMGGSAGAAGVAGMGPHLSPSLSPLGGQAAGAMGGLAPYANMNSMSPMYGQAGLSRARDPKTYRRSYTHAKPPYSYISLITMAIQQSPNKMLTLSEIYQWIMDLFPFYRQNQQRWQNSIRHSLSFNDCFLKVPRSPDKPGKGSFWTLHPDSGNMFENGCYLRRQKRFKCEKQLALKEAAGPGGGGKKAAGGTQVSQAQLGEASGSASETPAGTESPHSSASPCQEHKRGGLGELKGTPAAALSPPEPAPSPGQQQQQAAAHLLGPPHHPGLPPEAHLKPEHHYAFNHPFSINNLMSSEQQHHHSHHHHQPHKMDLKAYEQVMHYPGYGSPMPGSLAMGPVTNKASLDASPLAADTSYYQGVYSRPIMNSS; encoded by the coding sequence ATGAACGCCGGCTTGGGGATGAATAGCATGAACACCTACATGAGCATGTCGGCGGCCGCTATGGGCAGCGGCTCGGGCAACATGAGCGCGGGTTCCATGAACATGTCGTCGTACGTGGGCGCGGGCATGAGCCCCTCGCTGGCCGGCATGTCCCCGGGCGCGGGCGCCATGGCGGGCATGGGCGGCTCGGCGGGGGCGGCTGGCGTGGCAGGTATGGGACCACACCTGAGTCCGAGCCTGAGCCCACTCGGGGGACAGGCGGCGGGGGCCATGGGTGGCTTGGCCCCCTATGCCAATATGAACTCGATGAGCCCCATGTATGGGCAGGCGGGCCTGAGTCGCGCGAGGGACCCCAAGACGTACCGGCGCAGCTACACCCACGCCAAGCCGCCCTACTCGTACATCTCGCTCATCACCATGGCCATCCAGCAGAGCCCCAACAAGATGCTGACGCTGAGCGAGATCTACCAGTGGATCATGGATCTCTTCCCCTTCTACCGGCAGAACCAGCAGCGCTGGCAGAACTCCATCCGCCACTCGCTCTCCTTCAACGACTGCTTCCTCAAGGTGCCGCGCTCGCCCGACAAGCCCGGCAAGGGCTCCTTCTGGACCCTGCATCCCGACTCGGGCAACATGTTCGAGAACGGCTGCTACCTGCGCCGCCAGAAGCGCTTCAAGTGCGAGAAGCAGCTGGCGCTCAAGGAAGCCGCGGGCCCCGGGGGAGGCGGCAAGAAAGCGGCGGGCGGCACCCAGGTCTCGCAGGCTCAGCTCGGGGAGGCCTCGGGCTCGGCCTCCGAGACTCCGGCGGGCACCGAATCGCCTCACTCGAGCGCATCGCCGTGCCAGGAGCACAAGCGAGGCGGCCTGGGGGAGCTGAAGGGAACGCCCGCCGCGGCGCTGAGTCCCCCGGAGCCCGCGCCCTCGcccgggcagcagcagcagcaggcggCGGCCCATCTGCTGGGCCCGCCTCACCACCCGGGCCTGCCACCCGAGGCCCACCTGAAGCCCGAGCACCACTACGCCTTCAACCACCCGTTCTCCATCAACAACCTCATGTCCTCGGAGCAACaacaccaccacagccaccatcaccaccagccCCACAAAATGGACCTTAAGGCCTATGAACAGGTCATGCATTACCCCGGCTACGGTTCCCCCATGCCGGGCAGCTTGGCCATGGGCCCGGTCACGAACAAAGCGAGTCTGGACGCCTCACCCTTGGCCGCAGACACCTCCTACTACCAGGGGGTGTACTCCCGGCCCATTATGAACTCCTCTTAA